Genomic window (Helianthus annuus cultivar XRQ/B chromosome 3, HanXRQr2.0-SUNRISE, whole genome shotgun sequence):
TCGGAAAATTCATTTGACCCAAAATTGAGTCAAGAAAATCCCAACTTAATGAATCATACGCCTTTTCCAAATCAACTTTCCAAATCATTCCTTCCTTCTTACTCCTTTTCATCCATGCTATAAGTTCGTTCAGCATCAAGGGACCATCCAAAATGCTTCTCTTCTCCAAAAAGCCTGTTTGTTCTTCCGAGACCAATTTATGAATCACGGTCTTGAGTCGACCCACCAAAACTTTTGATATAACCTTGTTTATGCAATTTATAAGACTAATTGGCCTATATTCCCCAAGTCCACCTGGGTCATTGCATTTAGGAATAAGAGCCAAAAACGACGATGTGCACCCTTGGTTTAGAGTTGTGTTCCAAAAGAAATCTTCAAATACCCTCATAAAATCCACCTGAAACAACTCCCAACATTTTTTGAGAAACCTAAAGTTTATACCGTCTGGCCCCGGCGCCCGGTCGCCCGCACAATCCCACACCGCCTTACGTACTTCTTCGCAAGTAAAAGGTACAATTAGAGATTCCGCCTCCAGGCTCGTCAAAGACGCTAAATTTGGGCACACTAGTACCGGTCTAATCGGCATCGGTTCACTATACTTATTTGCAAAATACCCATAAACGTAATCTTTGACCAAGGTCGGATCCGTCACCCATGCCCCATCTATTTTCAACCCATTGATACGATTGCAACTAACATTTGCATTTATTACCCCATGAAAGTACCGTGTGTTTTCGTCACCGTCGACTGCCCACCTCACTCTCGCCTTCTGTTGGAGATCCATAGACCTTAACTTATCTTCCTTAATAATTAAATCCTTACACTCGGCCCGTAATTCCAATTCATTAGGCGTCAAATCTCGTGTTTCGGATAATAACTCTAAAGCCTCAAGCTGATCAATGTTAGCTTTATATGTGCCCTCCTTAGATGCCTTGTGATTTGTCACCCACTGTTTCATGCGGAACTTAATCCACTTCAGCTTTGTAGCCAAAAGTAGATCTGACGACCCTTCGAATCGGAAAGTAGGCCCAATCTGGTGGACATATCCGAGAAGACCCGGAATCTCGAGCCAAGAATTAAAAATTCTTGTCGGGATGGGACCGTAATCTACCGGAACCATATTCATTAATACCGGGCAATGGTCCGATACGTAGTTTGATAGAGCCACAACTGCAGCCGATGCCCACAAATTCATGAATCCGGTACATACTAAAAAACGGTCCAGCTTACTCCTTTTAACCCCGTCACTGGACTGGTAGGTAAACCTCCTCCCCCCCATTTGAAACTCAGATAAACCTGCCCGTTCGATAAAATTATTAAAGTGCCAGGCATTTAGTGCAATGAACTCAGAATTTTGTCGTTCAGACGGTTCGCGTACATCGTTAAAGTCTCCGAGTAACACCCACATGCCCGGAAACGAGTGCTTAATAACCAATAGTTCCTCCCACAAGCCCCTTCTTTCCACCGCATCATTCTGAGCATAAATATTAACTATATTCATTGTCTCCCCGGTAGCAATTATAGAGCCACTTACCATCAAAAACCGACGGTGTTTGAACACTCCTGTCTTTCGAAACACCCCCGGGTTCCATATAGATAACAATCCCCCTGACAACCCCTCTGCACCTACCGCCTCGAACTCCATTACGGACCGACCCCAAAAGCGTCTGACTGTATTATAACCTACCACCCCGATTTTTGTTTCCTGAATTGCAATAAATTGTACCCCGTTTGCAGTTTTTATTCCCCGAATCCATTCCTCTTTTCTTTGGTCTCTGACCCCCCTTAAATTAATAGTTAAGAAATTCATGTATTAACATCTTGTTCACCCAAAATAACATCACTCACCTGTGCCTTGAAGTCGTTTAATCTGAAACCAACACTCTCACCGACATTGATAGTAGCGATTGTTTCCGGCATAACATTGAAATCGGGCGACATTTGGGGATTTTCACCGGACTGAATTACGCTTCCACCATCAATCCGTAACCCATCGACTGATCTTCCACCATCCGCCGTTGAAAGTTCTACACCGATTGTCTGCTCCGCCGTCACTGACTGCGGCTCCAGCTCCGATGTTCTTTTATTATTTCCCGTCAGTGTTTTATTTAAGTCCAGAGACCCCTCAGATGTTTCATTAGCTAACTCGGACCCAATCCTTATTTCCCCAATTGGACTAAATGTTTCTGGGCTTCTGGCTTGTCTACTACGCTTCCTGGACCTGCAATTTGGGCCTTGGCCCAATTCAGCCCCTTTATCGACTGGCGTGGGACAATTCGAATTCCCAAAAAGACCTGCAGCCACCTTTGTTTTTGGAGTTTGACAACTTTCCTTCGGTAATTGTGCCATATTTTCTACACTGCATTCATTGCTCCCTTCCCTTTGTTCCTTCCCATGCAAACTGTTCGTTTCCTCCACCCTTTCATCTTCTTGCACTTTACGAACACTCGCCGGAATATTTTCTCCGGCTTCATCCTCTACCTCATTCTGGCGAATTTCACCCTCCTCCGCTTCCTCTTCCATGTCCTCTCCTGCCACCGATTCTAATGATTCCTCCTCCATATTATCATCCTCCTCATCCGAATTTCCCGCCGACTTCGAAGACAACCCGTCAACTAGAATCCGGAAATCCCGGTTCTCTGCCTCCGAAACCCACACCGGAAAACGTTTTTCTCGCCACACAAGATCAACCTCCTCATTGATCCTGTATCCGGTGTCAACTAGAACCCCACATTTTCCGTGCTCATTATCGATCGTAGCCCACGAAAAATCTGACTCGACTACTAACTTTCCAAACATGCTTCCGATCCGATCAAAAATGGACTCGTCCCGGAGGTGCACCGGTACCCCCTGAATGTTAAGCCAAACAAGGCGATTGAAGCTGATATCTTGCCCTTCCCACAAAACTGCAGATGCAACTAAGTCTTTCCATAACTCCTCCTCCTTAGTTATGAAATCGACGGCTGAGCGTTTATCCTTAAACACGACCATAAATCTCAAACCACCAATATAACTTACTGGATTATCCCCATAACCAGCTCTGTTAAGCATCAGTCGGAATTCCGGGATAGCCCTAACGTTTACCGCTTCCACCACAACGGACCTCATCATGCAATGATCGGGATATAACGCTATTTTATCATCTGCCTTTATCTCCTTTTTTCGACTTCTACCGGCAGCCACATCTGCATAAGTACCACCAGATTCTTTACGCATCGGTACATATCTGGCCATATTTATCGAAGTATTCTGGCCATTCTTCTGATTTATTGCCATCGGGGCTTTCCTCTGAGCTGCCTCCGTCCCCGTATTTGACCCGAAACTTCTATGATTCTTGTCGTATTTTGCCACCGAAACAATTACCTTTGCCTCATAAATCTTCACCTTGTTCATTTCGAACAAGGTAGCCTTTACATCATGGACCCCTTCATAACGCACAAAACCGAAATAATTTCCCCTCCAGTCTCGTTTTTTTGCCACATACGCATCCTTTATTACCCCGTGCGGTTGGAAAGCCTTCCAAAGTAGCGCCTTAGATACTCCCTCTGGAAGGTTAGCAATGTAGAACGTTGTCGTTGGCTTCTGGTTACTTGACTCTCCTCCAGGTTTCCCGTATCTTACCTCCGCTCTTCTCCCTGGCCAATACATCGACCTTTTCTTCTTTCTACTCTCTCTGCAATCCGAGAGCTAGAAAATAACCGCCCAAGAGACTTTTTGCTTCCTCTTCCCCTATGTTTACACGGTTGAACTTACACACCCCAAAAATAACAACTATTTTGACCACACCCCCTTCATAATTGCATTTAAGTACTTTTATCCCAACAATATCACTTAATTGATTATTTGACGACATTGATCCTCACAAGGGTGAGATTGAGGGCTTCGATCCTCGCAGGGGTTGAAACAAAGGCCATTAATCTTCGCGAGGTGAAATTTGAGAACTATGATTCTTCCTAGTTATTCGAAACCACTAATTTATAATAATTGCATTAGAAACCATGACTCTCATTTCTCACCAAATCAACATTGAAAACAATGATTCTCAGTTGTTACAATATGTTTGGATTGTTGGGTAAATCATAACTAATTCGTAACGGGTCAACGAGATACAAGTTACGGAGCTGGCTGGAATAGGTCGGGTCAAATGGGTTGCAGCAGCTGCGTCAATTTAGTCACTTTGCGTTTCTTTCAGTAGGTTACTTAAGTTTGTAACTCTCTATCGAACGTGTGGTCTTGTTCTTTCGATTTCAATCAATCGAAAAGAGTGAGCACTATCGTTCAATCGTCGTGTTTGAGCATGATGAATCGAGGGCCTGAACCAACATGTCGAATTGTTACGATCCACGATTTCTAAAGAAATTCGGTACTTCACAACCAGGGTTTTTAGCAAGGATATGTTCAAGAGGTTCATGATGTAGTTTAATATAACATGTATGATATATGTAACACTAAATGAGAAATATTAGATAgtagggttgagatcctgtacaaacaatGCTAACTGTAAGAatcgtaagaacagatctgagccattgatagtttaaattaagggttgatattgattacaaataaaaccccaataattaataattaatactaTCAAGttagggtattttagtcatttagtCATTTCCTATAAAATACTAATTCCATcaagttttttaaactaaaataacttttatatatttcattaattttggaaaaaaattataccataaaatcaagtatttttttatctttaatatgagtaccatattgctatactttttttttatttataaaaatgactttttaaaaagttacaaaaagatgttttataattgtgctagTTACGTAGTTGGAATGTGCTAATACGAAAATGTATTGTGTTAATTTTAAATCTATACgtatgttcttattttattatgtaattcttatgtgttgttattttttttccttttgtgttgttattgggagcatatttataaataaatttgttttctactagttatgtaatagtatgtgttatttacaaaattaaaacaaaaatatgaaattgtgctagtatgtaacagtatgtgttgtttataaaattaaaaaaaaatgaaattgtgcTAATTATGTAATAATTATGAAAATGTGCTAGTAtttgtttataaaattaaaaaaaaaaatgtgctagtatgtaacagtatgtgttgtttataaaataaaataaatgaaattGTGCTAGTATAGAACAATATGTgttgtttataaaataaaaaaaaatgaaattgtgctagttatgtaatagtatatgttgttatttttttccttttatgttGTTATTGGGAGCCTATTTAGAAATAAATTCGTTGGAATGTCGTATTTTTATTGTGCTAATGTTGTTTTGTTGGTGTTACAGTCGGATGCCCAGACGGTGGTGTTAAGAGAGTGCTAATGTCGATATttgattgtgctaatgtcgttttttgattgtgctaatattgttatttgattgtgctaatgtcgttttttgattgtgctaatgtcgttatttgattgtgctaatgtcgttttttgattgtgctaatgtcgttgaTAATGGAAGTTCCTTTTTTGATTGAAACGAGAATGCTGATAATGTGGATGGTCTTACGTTATGCTAATGTCGTTTTTTGATTGTGCTAAGGTCGTTGATAATGGAAGTACCTTTTTTTATTGAAACGAGAGTGCTAATAATGGAAGTTCCTTTTTTGATTGTTCTAATGTCGTTTATGTGGGTGTGCTTATGTTTTTTGTATTGGTGGTTCCTGAAGGTTTGTTTATCTGAATATGTtacaaaaattcaaattttggtTTGAATTAATATGCATGGATTTAGGGATATTTTgataattaattttaattaattataaataaatagGGTCAAAatgtctaaattacccctaaactaatttttaaTTGAATAACACTTGTCATttatgtattggttcttatggttcttacaaaaacaagagtttgtatttgatcccatgcCTTAGATAGTATGTTTTTCTTTATGATCATCATTATTTATCTACTAATCTACTATTATAATACCCTTATCCCTACATGATTATGTACATATGCTTCATCTGCACACATTATTTACCAGTAGATTTACTTCATATGGGAAAACATCATCATTCCAGCTTTATATAATCTTGAAAACCCGGCAGATGAATAACTCTATGATTCGGTATTGGAGCGCTCGTGGTTTTGTAAGCCTGTGTTTTCCGTGTTGTCGACAAAATGTGATTTTAATCCAATCCAACATTGGTAATAATCATGATCCACATACGGCGATTCTAGAGCCCACGGGCAGATTCGTGGCATTAGACATGATTCGAACATGAAAGCCATTGTATCTCGTATTCTGTGGGGCCCAGCATCATTGCCTTGCGCAATCGTAGCCTGTAGCAAAGTACTTAGGTTTGTAAAGTGAAACGAATTACATAAAAATGTCGTTTTTATGTGAATAAAGAAATTTTACCTCGTAAGTTTTAGTGTCGGGCCCATGAGGAGTCATGCAACTGTGAAGGCTTGCACCACCAGGCAGAAACCCATCAGCCTTTGCCTGAATATGTATATATTAGTTACTATCTGACAACATTACAAAAATCTAGGGGTGTTGAAAAAGCTCACATCTCCTCGGAAAAAGCTCAAAAAAAactcggctcgagaaaaagctaaGTTGTAAACAAGCCGGCTCGGATCGGCTCAATTGGTaaacaagccgagctcgagcaaGGTCTggccctgtggtttgggccattttgccagtttagtccaaaggtttcatttttcgtatgtgggtccaaaaaggtttcaccgttgccattttagtccactgagttaatttcatccattatttatgttaacgagaacgccccgcttgcggtatgcgcatataatttatatatgtgtgggcgctcggggggcaaaagtgaaagtgcactaattttaacgttattttactaatttcgtgaatataattttaaaagagggggatggttaatcatgcatcatgtggtggcattgatagccgaaagacaagggagtacatgcactaattggtCTGTCTTAATTgtcgagtgttatgtgccttacgtccaaggtttgatgcaaaactaccatcgagccgggggtctcactggaagcagcctctctattcctatggggtagaggtaaggccgtctacatcttaccctcctcagaccttaccttagctttgctattggtgggatttagtgagtatgatgatgatgatgatttctattaacgagaagggcaattcggtcattttatatggccgaattgccctacTAGTTAACATAATTACATATATTAAGTTTAATTAATCAATAACATATAAAAATAAGGGAAAATAAACCAAAGTTATACATATGATACTTTTTTGAATATGGCTTTCAATCtttaatacacacacacacacatagatacatgtatattattttttctttttatattatCAAGATTTGtacaaaagaaattaaaaaaattaacgagCCGGCTCGAGCTGGCACGACATTTTACAaaccgagctcgagctcgactttTCAGCTCGTTGAAATACACGAGCCGAGCAGAGCCGGCTCGTTTAATTTCGAGCTCGAGTTCAACCTAGCTCAGCTCGATTACAACCCTACAAAAATCGCATCTTTTTCTCTAGTTCTTGTTATGTGAACGGGTTATTGTTGTGCCAAGTTGAACGGGTCAGGCAAGGTTGTGTTgatatattcttttttttttaatataatgatTGGTGTGTCAATTTGATACAAAATCCATATTATTTCAGTTACAGTATAATATTTTGAGTTCAAAATGATGTAGGTGGTATACAAGTTGGTTAGTTTTAACCCGTTCGACCCATATGACTTTATATCCTTTTGAGCTATTTTTTTCCTATTTCCTTTGTGGGTCAAAATTGTTGTGCCTCTAAACAAAACAGTACCTCATATCCTCCATGAATAAGACCCATAAATTCACTCATGCAATTGCGGTGGTAGTAAGGTGGTCTAAACGTATGTTCAGCAACCAACCACCGTGGCGGGAATATGACAAAATCAAGCAATGCAACACCAGGTTTATCAGTTGGCGCAGTCAGAACTACATCAGGATTGCAAACAAATAAGACAGGTTTATGTGaatattaatttttctttttatattAAATTGCCTAAAAGACAATGACAGCAGAATCTACTCACCGGTATTAATTGACGGATCACCATGGTCAACCAAAACTGTATTGTAAGGGCAGAACTTGCTTAGATTATACTGCAAGCAATCGATATGACACCGTCAGTCattaagaaaataaatatataaataaacctATGGACAGTTAGCTACCCTAGCGTGCCCCGTTAAGCTTAAAAAAAGTTCTAAaactaaattaaattaaataatataccTTGTAAGGGACATAATTACCATGCCAAGCAACCACATTGAAAGGTGAAAAATCTTGTTTAGCGGTAAAAAGCTCACCACCAAATTTCTGTATAATTGTGTACCCTGGACGAGATTCCTTTTCGAATGAAGCTTTGGGAACAAGGAAATCCCTTGCAGAAGCAAGACCATTTGCACCTAAACGGAATATAAATTTATAACCCATATAAATAACTTGGTTAAATACTTGAGGTGACGAATGAATATTAACATGTTTGATAATACGAGAATAAAGATAGGGAAAAAAGAAGCACCTATTGGACCAAGATCAGGCAGTTGGAAATGGGTACCGAAGATTTCAGCAACATAACCACGCGAAGGGCCATCTGGTAAATCTACAGAAAAGCGGAATCCTTGAGGTAGGACTACTACTTCACCAGGGCATACTTGTAATTTTCCACATTCGGTAGTGATCCAAAGCCCTGTATGGATCATCGAAGTATAAAAATTGTATGTCCAACGTCAAATCATAATATTCAACAAAAACATACCATCTTTCcaagataaaataaaataaaaactagtGAGATTAATATTTAACATAATTAAGATTAAAACTTTGGAGGTCTAAAATAACGATAAATGGGTAATTAAGAATTATGTTTTGTAACATCCGGCCTCTCATACCAACCAATACTGTCCATTTTGCCCATCAAAGATTTGTTTTTGGTTGCCCGGGCGGAAACTTCCTAGGATGGATGTCACCCATCCTAGGATTGCTTCCATTCCACCCGAGCAAGCTTAATTGTGGAAACGTGTTGGTGATATTTGAGGTGGAACATTCCTTACGGCCCAATATCTCTCATGTggacataacataacataacacaACACAACAATATAGAAGTTGCCTAAGGTGTCAGATGCTCAGTTACAACTTACTTCCAATCTGAGGAACTATCAAGAAATCGCCATCCGCATTGCAGAAAGCGCAGTTATCCATCGATTTATTTGCAGTGTACCTAAACAATCAAATTACATTACATTACTACAAAAAATGCAAACTCTAAAGGGTACCGCAATAAAGTAATTCGGAAGCATATGATACATATGAATGGCGAAACCGTGTCTAAGAAACGAACTCCCAGCCCCACAAACAGAGTACAACCCATCCACAAAATCCGTCGGTTCATCCGGCACATCAACCGGCTTCCACCGAATCTGAGTCGGGTTAATCGCACTATTAACCTGACTAAATTCACTCACAAGCTTCTCATGTTTCGGCACTCTTGGTTTAAACGGTTCATGAGTAACCGAAGGCTTGATCCGATACAACCAACTGTTACAaacaaatttaacatataaaattataaatCATCTAAATAACACAAACCAGTATTTTgaaaccctaaatactaaaaaTCAACTGATCCACTAACTCAACTAgctttaaattaaattaaattaaataataataataactaattaAGAAGTTAAGGGATTAAATATTGAAGTGTACGGTACCTTCGTTGATTGAGCTTTCGGGGTGCGGTAAAAGAGGTGCCGGAGATCTGTTCAGCGTAGAGGCCGAGTGGGCAGAGAAGTGGGCTGTTTTGGGCCTTGGGGAGGGCTCCGGGAATGGACTCCGACGAGAAGTTGTTAGCGAAGCCGGAGAGATAGTCGGAGTCGTCGGAAGGGAAGTGAGAAGATTTGGGAGACATGAAGTTACGTAAGGAAGTGGAAGAAGATTCAGTGAGTTTATTATAGATggatatacatacatacactgaCGTGTATAGTTGATAATGTTATAGATGTTAGCTGTCCTTATCAACAATGTTTTAGCCCTTGTGTAATGGGGCGCTTTGGCCAAGCATGGCGCCCAAAAAACGCCCGGAACACCACCCCCTAGGCGCCATGTTTCAGAAATTTGGGGAGGCGCGAATATGTTCGCGGCGTGAGGGAGGAGTGAGGGAGGAAGGTTATTAAGCTTGGACCAATCAAAAAAAGGTTAAtgtttttataattatttaataaaaacgaaaattaataattaggtattgatgggtaggggctttatgactacgggcttaaatgcataacgccccataacgcCCACCCGCACACGTGGCGcgccacatgtcgcataacgcccctaaaagggctttatgactacacatggccttataGACTAGTTTGAATGAAGGGAAAATAGTCAAACTGGCCAAGTTTCAGTCAAAGTTTCCGAATTAGCCAAGTCAAACATCTTGTGGAGACGTTTGAAACATGTTGAAACGTCTTGGCGGCTGACCAACGAAAACCTGCCACGTGTCCGACAGAAAAGTGAGACGTCCAGACGTCTTGGCTGAGACGTTTCAGACGGCTTGAGACGTTTCGTTATGGCTGGCCAATTATCCAGATGGCTTGAGACATTTCTGGACGGCTTGAGCCAATTAACTCTATTTAGCCGGCTACATCAGCTCGAACCGGCTAAGACGTTTTGTTGTACGTATTGAAGACGTTTTGTACGATTGTAAGACGTTTTGTACTACTTTAAGACGTTttgtttgaaaacatttaagacgtttttataatttttttttttattttaacatgtttgttGCAATTATTTAGAGGAATCCCTTATTTAAGATTCaaaaagtttgtttgtttttagtAAATATCTCACAACATGAGGGTGAGGTTTGTTGTTTATTCTGGGGGGAAGTGGGATGTCATTAACAGAAACATTGAGTATGTTACTGATGGCGATTCAAGGAGACGTGGTTTAGAAGTTGAAACATATCATTCATATAATAGTTTTGTAAACTATGTTTCTAACATGTGTGATACTCCAAACATTACACGGTTGTCATACCGGATGTCTACGTTTACTGATCCGATCGATATAATTAATGATCGAgatgttagatttttttttgatttggcGATGCAGAATCCTTTTgaattatataaattatatgtTATTCAAGAGTCTGATGTTGGTTCCTCTGgtttttcttgtttaaacaacTTCAAAGCTCCAGATCTAAATATTCCATTAAAAGAAAGTGTTGATGTTTTAAACGATGAGTGTCCtattttagaaaataattttgaaaaatcatTCACGTCTAACAACGAATCAGGTTCTTCATCTATAGTGTTCGAGGCTGGTCATATATTCAATAACAAAGAAGAGATGAAGCTCGAGTTGGGAAAGAAATGTTTGTTAGAGCATTTCGAGTTTAAAGTTGATAGATCATCTAAGACACGGTATGAAGTTTCATGCATGGGTGATGGTTGTGAATGGCGATTTAAGGCTAATGCTATTCCTTGTGGTAATTTATGGTTTGTTAAACATATGAACGGTAGACACACCTGTTCGAAGACGCAAACACACCCACATTTCCGTCAGGCTAACCCAAAGGTTTTGGGTCACTTTTTGAAGGAACAACTAAAAGACAGTGGTAGGATATATCGAGCGAAAGAGATTGTCAAAGATTTTAGACAAAGGTTCGAGGTTGAGATAACAAACCTTCAAGCTTGGCGTGGTAAAAGCTATGCACTTGAACTTCTACAAGGAACGACCCGAGACTCTTTTGCCGAACTACCAATATATTGTTACAATTTGAAGCTTGCAAATCCTGGAAGCGTTACTCA
Coding sequences:
- the LOC110929287 gene encoding homogentisate 1,2-dioxygenase translates to MSPKSSHFPSDDSDYLSGFANNFSSESIPGALPKAQNSPLLCPLGLYAEQISGTSFTAPRKLNQRSWLYRIKPSVTHEPFKPRVPKHEKLVSEFSQVNSAINPTQIRWKPVDVPDEPTDFVDGLYSVCGAGSSFLRHGFAIHMYTANKSMDNCAFCNADGDFLIVPQIGRLWITTECGKLQVCPGEVVVLPQGFRFSVDLPDGPSRGYVAEIFGTHFQLPDLGPIGANGLASARDFLVPKASFEKESRPGYTIIQKFGGELFTAKQDFSPFNVVAWHGNYVPYKYNLSKFCPYNTVLVDHGDPSINTVLTAPTDKPGVALLDFVIFPPRWLVAEHTFRPPYYHRNCMSEFMGLIHGGYEAKADGFLPGGASLHSCMTPHGPDTKTYEATIAQGNDAGPHRIRDTMAFMFESCLMPRICPWALESPYVDHDYYQCWIGLKSHFVDNTENTGLQNHERSNTES
- the LOC110931723 gene encoding uncharacterized protein LOC110931723, which encodes MRVRFVVYSGGKWDVINRNIEYVTDGDSRRRGLEVETYHSYNSFVNYVSNMCDTPNITRLSYRMSTFTDPIDIINDRDVRFFFDLAMQNPFELYKLYVIQESDVGSSGFSCLNNFKAPDLNIPLKESVDVLNDECPILENNFEKSFTSNNESGSSSIVFEAGHIFNNKEEMKLELGKKCLLEHFEFKVDRSSKTRYEVSCMGDGCEWRFKANAIPCGNLWFVKHMNGRHTCSKTQTHPHFRQANPKVLGHFLKEQLKDSGRIYRAKEIVKDFRQRFEVEITNLQAWRGKSYALELLQGTTRDSFAELPIYCYNLKLANPGSVTHILVDEQSRFEMVFVALGAAIRSFMFNLRPVVIIDAAHLKGEFKGTLFLAVGMDGNNQILPLAYGIGKSEDGESWTWFLSKLRDCVSEIADMAIISDRANSIHVGVRNVCTTGCVVVI